Proteins from one Diprion similis isolate iyDipSimi1 chromosome 3, iyDipSimi1.1, whole genome shotgun sequence genomic window:
- the LOC124404439 gene encoding protein arginine N-methyltransferase 5 isoform X1 gives MAAEKQVSCGLDFCSVPDLSNCLMTATSSRYDFICIPLVHPKFKREFIDPELKKRPGPFTRSDMILCSSDWNNLVIGKLSPYINVDCINPISRKNNEETLNQELALATHLGLPAITFKLTRNMNQNINFARIIYNKSTTPCAFQVWVQVPMENPAKQANTYRSDKGDDAVESTWEWWNSLRLVCDFHGKLGVALIVSHDIPSAEEIDRWLGEPLKCLILPTTLFITNRKGYPVLSKAHQMLLKKFSPLRVQMILSGSNRHQDITFYHNYLDHLAKSYQSNGPVERFARGYEDYLQCPLQPLMDNLESQTYEIFEKDPFKYNQYQTAIYQGILDKVPEAEKDTKTLVIMVVGAGRGPLVRASLNAAEKAQRKVKVYAVEKNPNAVLTLQALEKEIWGDKVTVISSDMREWVAPEKADILVSELLGSFGDNELSPECLDGVQKFLSDDGISIPCSYTSYISPVQSSKLYNEVRQCKEKDKHPLAHFETPYVVHLQNKYDIAQPQPLFTFVHPNRESIIDNNRYEVKKFVAEQNSVLHGFSGYFEAVLYKDATISIEPNTHSPGMVSWFPIFFPIKEAVVLSAGDMVEVHFWRRCTLKNVWYEWCVSKPAPSSIHNPNGRSYTIGL, from the exons ATGGCCGCTGAGAAACAAGTTTCCTGCGGTCTGGACTTCTGTTCAGTCCCAGATTTAAGCAACTGTTTAATGACTGCAACATCTTCAAg GTATGATTTTATCTGCATACCTTTGGTACatccaaaattcaaacgtgAATTTATTGATCctgaattgaaaaaacgcCCTGGGCCATTCACAAGGTCTGACATGATTCTATGCAGCTCCG ACTGGAATAACTTGGTGATTGGCAAATTGTCGCCTTACATTAATGTAGATTGCATAAATCCAATTTCCCGAAAGAATAACGAGGAAACGTTAAACCAGGAATTGGCATTGGCCACACACCTGGGTCTTCCAGCGATCACATTCAAGCTTACAAGAAACATGAAtcagaatattaattttgctCGAATTATTTACAACAAGTCCACAACTCCTTGTGCTTTCCAG GTATGGGTTCAAGTTCCAATGGAAAACCCTGCTAAGCAAGCCAACACGTATAGATCAGACAAGGGAGATGATGCGGTTGAAAGCACATGGGAGTGGTGGAATTCCTTGAGATTAGTTTGCGACTTCCACGGGAAGCTTGGTGTTGCTTTGATTGTTAGTCACGATATTCCTAGTGCAGAAGAG ATAGATAGATGGTTGGGTGAACCTCTGAAGTGCCTAATCCTACCTACAACCTTGTTTATTACCAATAGAAAAGGGTATCCAGTATTAAGTAAGGCACATCAAATGTTACTGAAGAAGTTTTCTCCACTAAGGGTCCAAATGATTTTATCCGGATCAAACAGACATCAGGATATCACTTTTTACCATAATTATCTTGATCATCTCGCAAAG AGTTATCAAAGTAATGGACCAGTCGAAAGATTTGCCAGGGGCTATGAAGATTATTTGCAATGCCCTTTGCAACCGTTGATGGATAATCTTGAATCTCAGAcatatgaaatatttgaaaaagacCCATTCAAATACAATCAATATCAGACCGCTATTTACCAAGGAATTCTTGACAAGGTTCCAGAAGCTGAAAAGGATACCAAGACTTT AGTTATCATGGTTGTTGGAGCAGGTAGAGGACCCTTGGTACGGGCTTCTTTGAATGCTGCTGAAAAAGCTCAAAGAAAAGTCAAGGTTTATGCTGTCGAGAAAAACCCTAATGCCGTTCTAAC GTTACAGGctttagaaaaagaaatatgggGAGACAAGGTCACTGTTATATCATCTGATATGAGAGAGTGGGTTGCTCCTGAGAAAGCAGATATTCTTGTCTCTGAGCTCCTCGGATCTTTTGGCGATAACGAGCTTTCGCCGGAGTGCTTGGATGGAGTTCAAAAGTTCCTAAGTG ATGATGGAATAAGTATACCTTGTTCATACACGTCGTACATTAGTCCAGTGCAATCGTCAAAGTTGTATAATGAAGTCAGGcaatgtaaagaaaaagacaAGCACCCCCTGGCTCACTTTGAAACCCCTTATGTTGTTCATCTTCAAAACAAGTATGATATTGCGCAACCACAGCCTCTCTTCACATTCGTTCATCCTAATAGAG AATCAATTATTGATAACAACAGATACGAAGTGAAAAAGTTTGTAGCAGAACAAAATTCTGTATTGCATGGCTTTTCCGGCTACTTTGAAGCCGTTTTGTACAAAGATGCGACTATTAGTATAGAACCGAACACACATAGTCCAGGCATGGTCAGCTGGTTCCCAATTTTCTTTCCTATCAAG gaAGCCGTTGTACTCAGTGCTGGTGATATGGTCGAGGTACACTTTTGGCGAAGGtgtacattaaaaaatgtctgGTACGAGTGGTGTGTCAGTAAACCTGCGCCAAGTTCCATCCATAATCCAAATGGGCGGTCTTATACAATTGGACTTTGA
- the LOC124404439 gene encoding protein arginine N-methyltransferase 5 isoform X2, which produces MAAEKQVSCGLDFCSVPDLSNCLMTATSSRYDFICIPLVHPKFKREFIDPELKKRPGPFTRSDMILCSSDWNNLVIGKLSPYINVDCINPISRKNNEETLNQELALATHLGLPAITFKLTRNMNQNINFARIIYNKSTTPCAFQVWVQVPMENPAKQANTYRSDKGDDAVESTWEWWNSLRLVCDFHGKLGVALIVSHDIPSAEEIDRWLGEPLKCLILPTTLFITNRKGYPVLSKAHQMLLKKFSPLRVQMILSGSNRHQDITFYHNYLDHLAKSYQSNGPVERFARGYEDYLQCPLQPLMDNLESQTYEIFEKDPFKYNQYQTAIYQGILDKVPEAEKDTKTLVIMVVGAGRGPLVRASLNAAEKAQRKVKVYAVEKNPNAVLTLQALEKEIWGDKVTVISSDMREWVAPEKADILVSELLGSFGDNELSPECLDGVQKFLSDDGISIPCSYTSYISPVQSSKLYNEVRQCKEKDKHPLAHFETPYVVHLQNKYDIAQPQPLFTFVHPNRDTK; this is translated from the exons ATGGCCGCTGAGAAACAAGTTTCCTGCGGTCTGGACTTCTGTTCAGTCCCAGATTTAAGCAACTGTTTAATGACTGCAACATCTTCAAg GTATGATTTTATCTGCATACCTTTGGTACatccaaaattcaaacgtgAATTTATTGATCctgaattgaaaaaacgcCCTGGGCCATTCACAAGGTCTGACATGATTCTATGCAGCTCCG ACTGGAATAACTTGGTGATTGGCAAATTGTCGCCTTACATTAATGTAGATTGCATAAATCCAATTTCCCGAAAGAATAACGAGGAAACGTTAAACCAGGAATTGGCATTGGCCACACACCTGGGTCTTCCAGCGATCACATTCAAGCTTACAAGAAACATGAAtcagaatattaattttgctCGAATTATTTACAACAAGTCCACAACTCCTTGTGCTTTCCAG GTATGGGTTCAAGTTCCAATGGAAAACCCTGCTAAGCAAGCCAACACGTATAGATCAGACAAGGGAGATGATGCGGTTGAAAGCACATGGGAGTGGTGGAATTCCTTGAGATTAGTTTGCGACTTCCACGGGAAGCTTGGTGTTGCTTTGATTGTTAGTCACGATATTCCTAGTGCAGAAGAG ATAGATAGATGGTTGGGTGAACCTCTGAAGTGCCTAATCCTACCTACAACCTTGTTTATTACCAATAGAAAAGGGTATCCAGTATTAAGTAAGGCACATCAAATGTTACTGAAGAAGTTTTCTCCACTAAGGGTCCAAATGATTTTATCCGGATCAAACAGACATCAGGATATCACTTTTTACCATAATTATCTTGATCATCTCGCAAAG AGTTATCAAAGTAATGGACCAGTCGAAAGATTTGCCAGGGGCTATGAAGATTATTTGCAATGCCCTTTGCAACCGTTGATGGATAATCTTGAATCTCAGAcatatgaaatatttgaaaaagacCCATTCAAATACAATCAATATCAGACCGCTATTTACCAAGGAATTCTTGACAAGGTTCCAGAAGCTGAAAAGGATACCAAGACTTT AGTTATCATGGTTGTTGGAGCAGGTAGAGGACCCTTGGTACGGGCTTCTTTGAATGCTGCTGAAAAAGCTCAAAGAAAAGTCAAGGTTTATGCTGTCGAGAAAAACCCTAATGCCGTTCTAAC GTTACAGGctttagaaaaagaaatatgggGAGACAAGGTCACTGTTATATCATCTGATATGAGAGAGTGGGTTGCTCCTGAGAAAGCAGATATTCTTGTCTCTGAGCTCCTCGGATCTTTTGGCGATAACGAGCTTTCGCCGGAGTGCTTGGATGGAGTTCAAAAGTTCCTAAGTG ATGATGGAATAAGTATACCTTGTTCATACACGTCGTACATTAGTCCAGTGCAATCGTCAAAGTTGTATAATGAAGTCAGGcaatgtaaagaaaaagacaAGCACCCCCTGGCTCACTTTGAAACCCCTTATGTTGTTCATCTTCAAAACAAGTATGATATTGCGCAACCACAGCCTCTCTTCACATTCGTTCATCCTAATAGAG ATACGAAGTGA